From the Terriglobia bacterium genome, the window CACCCCGCCTTGGAAAGGCGGGGAATGTCCACCTGGGCGACTCTTGGTGCAACTCCCGGCCTTTCGGCCGGGGCTATAGTCTGACGCGCCTCCTATTCATTCACACCTTATATGACTGCACCCGCTCCTGACCGTCTATCCCCAAAATCCACCGCTCGTCATGTTTCCAGGCGCGGGAAATCCGAAACCTTGAATAATCCCCGCCCATGGACACAAGCACTTTCCGCCGTTTCACTCTGGTTTCGCTGCTGTTGATTTTCTCACCGCTGCCGTTATACGCCGTGATGGCTTTCAAATCCGGAGATTGGACGACCGGATTCCTGGGACTCGCCCTGTCGGCCGGCCTCTGCTTTCTGTATTGGTGGCCGCTCGGCATTTTTCTGGCCTGGTTCAAGGGACACACGCTGCCGCGGCTCCTCTTTGGCTATCTTCTCTCGCTGCCTCTGTACTTCATCACACTCGCGGCGCTTTATCCGTTGTTCGGAGGCGCGTTCCGTCCGTGGGCCAACGGCAATCTGCTGATCTACCTGAGCGCCACGCCGGAATTCTATGTGATGGTGTGGATTCTCTTTTATTTAAGCCGGCGGCTGGCGCGAGGCGTCCTGATGGCGTCCGCGGCGGTCTTCACCGCAGGCTGGGCTATGCCGTTGCTTCTGATGAACACCGGCAACCTCGTCTGGCCGAAAACTCAGGATCGCGTCGCCATCACTGGCGCCCGGATCGTCGATACCGCGGCAGGCCGCATCGAAGAAGGACAGACCATATATATAAAGGATGGACGGATTGTGGAAATCGGGCCGCTGTCCCAACATCCGGACTGGCCGCAACTCGATGCCCAGGGGCAGTACCTGCTTCCGGGGCTGATCGATGTCCATACCCACCTGCAATCTCCGATCGAGCTTCCAGCGGGCTTTTCGCCGCTCTACTTCTTCAAGTCGATGTTGCGCGATTACGCTCCTCAACGTGAGGAGTACCTTGCGGCCGGCGTCACTTCGATTCGAGACCTGGGAGGCCCTGCAGACTTCGGTTTCGCCTTGCGGTCGCGGATCGGCGAACACAAGATTCTCGGCCCGCGCCTTTTCTTCGTGGGCCGTTTGGTGACTTCTCCGCACGGCCATCCGGTCAGCACGATCTGGAATGCAGCGGAAGCCCGGCAAGGTGCTATCCTCGCCCGGGACGAGAACACATTATTTGAAGGATTGAACCGCAACCTGGCGGCCGGTCCGGACGCCGTGAAATTTATCCACGGCACGATCGGCCGCGCCAGCGAAGAATTGAGCGCGGATCTGCTGGCGAAGGGCGTCCGCTGGTCGGGAGAACATCACCTGATTTCTATCGTTCATGCGGAGACGGAGCAGGAATTCGAGGACGCAATCGGCGCTGGAGCGACTGGTGTCGAGCACGCGGCGTATCTGCAGGAGGTGCCGGCAGCGCTGGCCGCGCTTGTGGCGCAAACCCATCCATTCATCGATCCGACATTCGGGGAATATGCGATGGACCTGACGATGAATAACCTTGCTGCTGCGGACAGGGACCGCCGGCTGGAATGCAGCTATAAATCGGCCCGCGCCCTGTACAGTGCAGGCGCCAGGATGGTTGTTGGAACCGATGCGCCGATGGTCCGTTATGGTTCCGGACTCCATAACGAATTCGCGCACTTTGTTCGAGCGGGTTTCCGGCCGGAAGAGATCCTCGCCTTCGCGACGGTCAACAATGCGGCGTATCTCGGCAAAGCTGCGGAACTGGGCCGGGTGGCGGCCGGCTATCGGGCGGATCTTATCCTCACAAAAGACAATCCATTCACGAAACTCGATACACTGCGGCATCCGGTGTGGACAATGCTGGATGGCCAAGTCGTTTCGCGTGGCGGGAAATGAAGTTCAGGCAGGAATGGATTTACTGGACGTGTCAGGTTGCGGGCTGGGGAAGCTACAGCGCTGTCGTATTCGCCGTCATCACGGCGTTCCTGGGCTGGCAGACGAATATCTTCGCAGGCTTCCTCCTCTTCTTCTTCTACAGTATCGGCTTCACCCACCTTCTGCGCTTGCGTATCCGAAGGCGCCGGTATCTGGATCTCCCCGCAT encodes:
- a CDS encoding amidohydrolase family protein, which gives rise to MDTSTFRRFTLVSLLLIFSPLPLYAVMAFKSGDWTTGFLGLALSAGLCFLYWWPLGIFLAWFKGHTLPRLLFGYLLSLPLYFITLAALYPLFGGAFRPWANGNLLIYLSATPEFYVMVWILFYLSRRLARGVLMASAAVFTAGWAMPLLLMNTGNLVWPKTQDRVAITGARIVDTAAGRIEEGQTIYIKDGRIVEIGPLSQHPDWPQLDAQGQYLLPGLIDVHTHLQSPIELPAGFSPLYFFKSMLRDYAPQREEYLAAGVTSIRDLGGPADFGFALRSRIGEHKILGPRLFFVGRLVTSPHGHPVSTIWNAAEARQGAILARDENTLFEGLNRNLAAGPDAVKFIHGTIGRASEELSADLLAKGVRWSGEHHLISIVHAETEQEFEDAIGAGATGVEHAAYLQEVPAALAALVAQTHPFIDPTFGEYAMDLTMNNLAAADRDRRLECSYKSARALYSAGARMVVGTDAPMVRYGSGLHNEFAHFVRAGFRPEEILAFATVNNAAYLGKAAELGRVAAGYRADLILTKDNPFTKLDTLRHPVWTMLDGQVVSRGGK